The Planktothrix tepida PCC 9214 genome has a segment encoding these proteins:
- the mreD gene encoding rod shape-determining protein MreD, whose amino-acid sequence MFFKPNQVLNWTVTIISLMVCMWLSLVRIPGLELFGITPNWVLIWLVAWSIKRTLLEAVIGGLSCGLILDGLTRVQPSHILPFIAVAVLTVVIYRRIIKKIQEDFISVALIVFGMAVIVETIRGLQFSAFGYSNLEQLWLHQQRVALSTAILSSLWAPVIYLPLSRWWAFMEPSNQLKS is encoded by the coding sequence ATGTTTTTTAAACCGAATCAAGTTTTAAATTGGACTGTTACCATTATTTCCTTAATGGTTTGTATGTGGTTATCTTTGGTTCGTATCCCTGGCTTAGAATTGTTTGGGATTACTCCAAACTGGGTGTTAATTTGGCTGGTGGCTTGGAGTATTAAACGAACTTTACTCGAAGCCGTTATTGGAGGTTTAAGCTGTGGATTAATTTTAGATGGATTAACCCGCGTTCAACCTTCCCATATCCTTCCTTTTATTGCTGTTGCCGTTTTAACCGTTGTGATTTACAGACGGATTATCAAAAAAATTCAGGAGGATTTTATTTCTGTTGCTTTGATTGTTTTTGGCATGGCTGTTATCGTAGAAACGATTCGAGGTTTACAATTTAGTGCCTTTGGTTATTCTAATTTGGAACAACTGTGGCTGCATCAACAACGGGTGGCACTGTCAACGGCCATTCTGAGCAGTTTGTGGGCTCCTGTCATCTATTTGCCGCTTAGTCGTTGGTGGGCATTTATGGAACCCTCAAATCAACTAAAATCTTAG